From Verrucomicrobiia bacterium:
GGGCGTCGTGTCACTTCGCCCATCAATGGTGGTTCGTTCTACGAGAACTTCACGCTGGATAACGTGGAACACATCGAAGTGGTGCGCACGCCTTCCTCGGTGATGTATGGAGCGGATGCCATCGGTGGCGTGATCAACGTCATCACGCGGAATGGCAAGGGTCTGACGAAGCCGGAGCATGAGGTGTCCTTCGAAGCCGGTTCGTTCAACACGACGAAGTTCACGGCGGACAGCCGGGGGATGATCGGCAAGGTCAATTACTCGGTGGGCTTGTCACAGCAGAACAAAGATTTCCCGCGTGATAACAACAAGTTCCAGCAAACAGCCGTGCGCGGTTCGTTGGGCTATGAACCGGCGGAAGACTGGTATTTCGACCTGAAGGGGAGTTACTTCGTGAGTGATGGTGGTGCGCCGGGTTCCACCGCATTTCCTGACCCGATTGCGACCTTGGAACGCAATGTGGCGAGCATCTCGCCGGGCATCACGTGGAAGGCTTCGGACATGTTTGAATCCAAGGCGTTCTATTCCTATGAACACCAGAATCAGCGGTATCGCGACCAGTTCGGCACGGACAACAAGCTGAAGCTGGATTCCAACCAGATCGAGTGGCAGAACGACTGGAAGCCGGTGGATAAGTGGACGCTGACGGGCGGCCTGAATGTGCAGGATTTGACGATCTCGCAACACAACGCGGCGAACATCGAGAACATTCATGCGAACCAGACGGGCGTGGGTTTATTTGCACAGAGCCAGTGGAATCCGCTGGAGCGGCTGAAGCTGATCAATTCCGGGCGCTATGACCATTATAGCGATTATGATGGTTCGTGGTCGTGGAAACAAGGTGCCTCTTATCTGGTGCCGGCGATCGAGACGTTGATTTTTGCTAACGTCTCGGCGTCATACAGTCCGCCGTCACCGCAGGATCTTTACTTCCCGTTGTTCAGCAATCCGAACCTGGTGCCAGAGGAATCACGGGGTTGGGAAGCCGGGTTGGAGAAATCATTCTGGAAAGATCGCATCACGGTATCCGCGACATACTTCCATAATAAAATCGACAATCTCATCCAGGCACCCGCGCCGCTTTTCATCCCGTTCAACGTCTCGAAAGCGGAGACAGAGGGTGTGGAAACAGGCATCTCGTTTCAGCCGTGCCCAGAGTTCGCCACGAGCGTGAATTACACGTATCTGACGGCGCAAGACACGGGTAACAACGTGCGCTTGGTGCGTCGTCCGCGCCATCTCATCGGCTGGGATATGACGGTGAAGCCCCTCAAGCAACTGACGCTGAACACCGGCTTGCAATGGGTGATGGAGCGGGAAGATGTGGCGTTCCCTGCGCAGATCAACGCAGAGGATTATCTCACGGTGCGTGCCGTGGCGACGTGGCATGTGACGGAGAAATTCGAGCTGTGGGTGCGCGGTGAAAATATCAATGACGACCGATATGCAATCGTCACCAACTTCCCGGCCTTGCGCGCGGCTGCTTATGGCGGCGTGCGTCTGAAGTTCTGAGTTTAGTTTTGGTCCTGAGGTAGTTGATGCCTGAATCGATAT
This genomic window contains:
- a CDS encoding TonB-dependent receptor, giving the protein MRQLALPITIGLTATSAVAQTTSSTSTETNRLPEVVITATRTAESAAATASSVTVITRQQIEARQIHTLGDALQGVPGMSVVTTGTPGQQTSVFSRGTESNHTLLIVDGRRVTSPINGGSFYENFTLDNVEHIEVVRTPSSVMYGADAIGGVINVITRNGKGLTKPEHEVSFEAGSFNTTKFTADSRGMIGKVNYSVGLSQQNKDFPRDNNKFQQTAVRGSLGYEPAEDWYFDLKGSYFVSDGGAPGSTAFPDPIATLERNVASISPGITWKASDMFESKAFYSYEHQNQRYRDQFGTDNKLKLDSNQIEWQNDWKPVDKWTLTGGLNVQDLTISQHNAANIENIHANQTGVGLFAQSQWNPLERLKLINSGRYDHYSDYDGSWSWKQGASYLVPAIETLIFANVSASYSPPSPQDLYFPLFSNPNLVPEESRGWEAGLEKSFWKDRITVSATYFHNKIDNLIQAPAPLFIPFNVSKAETEGVETGISFQPCPEFATSVNYTYLTAQDTGNNVRLVRRPRHLIGWDMTVKPLKQLTLNTGLQWVMEREDVAFPAQINAEDYLTVRAVATWHVTEKFELWVRGENINDDRYAIVTNFPALRAAAYGGVRLKF